The sequence AATCACATAGGGTTAAGCCCTTACTTTGTAATTTTAGCAGTTACCATAGGTGGCGGCTTCTATGGGCCAATAGGAATGATTCTTGCAGTTCCAATTATGGCAGTAATAAAAGTATATTGGCAAAGAATTGTAAAAAAGATTGATTCTTTATACAAAAAAGTGTTGCCTGAAAATAAGTAAATTCTATTTATTAAAATTAGCATAAACGCCTATAGACTTATGTCTATAGGCGCTTATTTTTATTTCTTAGATTAACTTCGATTATTTGTTTAATTTATCATAATATTAAGCAAATAAAATCGCCTTCTCCTTCGTTAATGATTTTTTGTAATGTCTTTTGCATTTTAACTTGTACATTTTCAGGCATTTTATATAGCTTGTTTTGTAATCCTTCCTTTACAAGCATTTCTAAAGACTTTCCAAACATATTACTTTGCCATAATTTAGATGGATCACTTTCGAATTGCTCTAATAGAGATTTTACAAGTTCTTCACTTTCCTTTTCTGTGCCCATAATAGGAGATATCTCAGTTTTTATATCTGCCTTAATTAAATGTAAACTAGGAGCGCTTGCTTTCAATTTAACACCAAACTTTGCACCTTGCCTTACAATTTCAGGTTCCTCAAATTTCATTTCAGATAATTGTGGTGCAACCAATCCATATCCAGTTTCCTTAACCTCTTTAATTGCATTAGAAACCTTATCATATTCTACTTTAGCATAATGTAAATCTTTTATTAATGCCAATAGATCACTTTCATCCTCTATGTTATCTCCACATAATTCACTCAATATCTTGTAGAATATATCAACTTTAGGATTCATATTTACTGTAGCATTACCACTGCCTAAATCCATTTCTGCAATTTCAGTTTTTCCTAGAAAATCTTCTCCCTCATATCCACTTAAGCATTTCTTTATATCTCTTACCTTAAATATGTTTTTGCACATATCTTTAATTATGTTTATGAAGTCTGCCTTTAGCCAATGAGAAGAATCTAATTTTTCAATCCATTGAGGCAAATCTATATTTATTTCTTTTACTGGGAACTCTTTTAATACTTTATCAAATAACTTGTTAATGTCTTCTTCACCCATATTAAAGACATCCAGTATTTGAACAGGCACCTCGTACTTTTCTTCCATTTCTGCTTTCAAAGCCTTAGTTTCTGGTGCATTAGGTTTTGAAGAGTTTAGAATAATTATAAAAGGTTTATTAATAGCCTTAAGTTCGTTAACTACTCTCTCCTCTGGTTCTTTATAATCTTCTCTTGAAATCCCTGTAATACTTCCATCAGTTGTAACTACAAAACCAATTGTAGAATGATCTGTGATAACCTTTCTTGTACCTATCTCTGCCGCATCTTCAAAAGGTATAGCATAATCAAACCATGGGGTATTTACCATCTTGGTATCTTCCCCTTCTAAGTAACCTAAAGCACTCTTTACAATGTATCCAACACAATCAACAAGTCTTATGTTAAATTTAATGCCCTCTTCCAAGTTAATTTCAACTGCCTCATTAGGTACAAATTTAGGCTCTGTTGTATGAATACTTTTTCCTGATCCACTCTGTGGCAATTCATCCTTTGCTCTTTCTTTTTTATAGGTATTATCAATCTTAGGTATTACCATTAAATCCATGAATCTTTTGATGAATGTGGATTTTCCTGTTCTTACCGGACCTACAACGCCTACATAAATATCACCTTGTGTTCGCTCTGCTATGTCTTTATAAATGTTAAAACTTTCCACAGTATAGCCTCCTAATTAATTTTTAACAGTATATATATATTGACCCTTTATATAAAATATACATATTTTTATTTTATACTTGAAAATTTAGCTGCACTAAAAAAGGTAGAAATCTATTTTGATTTCTACCTTAAATATATTCTAATTTTATTAATTTAGTATAGGATATCTAAAAAAACTTTAATGATTTTCGTGTTTTTTATCTCTTTCCATTAAATCACTGCCAGCTACCTTAGGATCTTTTCCATTAAATAAGATATCATATAAGTTATCTGTAATAGGCATAGATACTTGCATTTTATCTTTTAATTCATGGAAGGCTTTGCAGGCTTTTATACCCTCTACAACCATACCTACATGCTCTACAGCCTCATCCATTGAATAACCTTGACCAATAAGAATCCCTGCTTTTCTATTTCTAGAATGCATACTGGTACAGGTAACAATTAAATCTCCCATACCTGTAAGCCCTATAAAGGTTTCTGGTTTAGCACCTAAAGCAGTACCTATTCTAGTAATCTCCATTAATCCTCTTGCCATTAATGCAGCCTTACTGTTATCTCCATAACCAATACCATCTGAAACACCAGCCACTAAAGCTATAATATTTTTAACTGCTCCACCAATCTCTACACCAATTAAATCATCATTAGTATAAACTCTAAAGCAATCACACATAAATAGCTCTTGAACCAATTCCGCCTTATCCATTTGTTCAGATGAAACCACTATTGTAGTTGGTAACCCAACTGCAACTTCTTCAGCATGAGTAGGTCCTGACATAACTACTACTGGATTATTAGGAAGTTCTTCTTTTATAATTTCAGATAACCTTAAATTGGTTCCTTCCTCAATACCTTTAGCAACATTAACTATTATAGCCTTCTTTGGTATAAACTCTTTAAAGTTCTTACAAACAGTTCTTATTATATGAGATGGAACAGTAAGAACTACAAAATCAGCATCCTTTATTGCATCCTCTATATTGTTAGATGCAGTTACACCACTAGGAATTATTACATCCTTAATGTATTTGCTGTTAGTTCTTTTGTTGTTTATCTCATCAACTACTGCCTCTTCTCTATCCCATATATTAGGCTCATATCCCTTATTAGCTAATAGAATTGCTAAAGCAGTACCAAAGCTCCCTCCACCTATAAAAGTCACCTTATTCATAATTATTCCTTCCTTTCTCTATATTCGATTTCAAGACCAGTTCCCTTAAAATCAAAACTCTCCCTTAATTGATTTTCTAAATATCTTGCATAAGAGAAATGAATTGCAGTTGCATCATTAACGAAGAAAATAAACTTTGGTGGTTTAGTAGCCACTTGAGTTGCATAATAAATTTTCATTCTTTTAAGTCCCACTATAGGAGGTTCTTTCATCAAAACAGCTCTATTAATTACATCGTTAAGTATTCCTGTAGAAACTCTCTTATTATAATTATCATAACACATTTTGGCAACTTCTAAAACCTTATGAACTCTTTGCCCTGTTAAAGCTGAAATAAATAAGTATGGTGCATAAGATAAGAAAGATAATTTAGCTTGCATATCTTTTTGGTAGTTAACCATAGTTTTATCATCTTTTTCTATAAGATCCCACTTATTAACTATTACCATTATAGCTTTGTTCATTTCATGAGCATACCCTATAATCTTTTCATCTTGGTCTGTAACGCCTTCTTCTGCATCTACCATCAAAATACACACATCAGCTCTTTCAACAGCTGCATAGGTTCTTATAACGCTATATCGCTCTATTTCCTCTTTAACTTTGCTCTTTCTTCTAAGTCCTGCTGTATCAACTAGAATAAACTTTCCCAGATCAGTCTCAAGATAACTATCTACTGCATCTCTAGTTGTACCAGGAATATTACTTACTATAACTCTTTCTTCACCTAATAGTTTGTTTATTAATGATGATTTACCTACATTAGGTTTACCTATCATAGCAATTCTAATATATTCGTCCTCTTCTTCACCATCATATAAACCATCAAAGTGTTTAACCACTTCATCAAGCATATCCCCTAAACCAAGTCCTTGTGATGCTGATATGGTCATCGGTTCACCAATTCCCAAATTATAGAACTCATATAAGTTCTCTTCATCTTTTTTAGAGTCAACCTTATTTACAACTAAAACAATAGGCTTTTTGCTCCTTCTTAGCATTTGAGCAACTTCTGAATCTGCTGCAGTTAATCCTTCTTTACCATCAACTATAAAAACTATTACATCGGCAGTTTCAATTGCAATTTGAGCCTGTCTTTTCATTTGTTTAAGTATTACATCATCACTTTTAGGTTCAATACCACCAGTATCTATCATAGTAAATTCATATTTTAACCAATCTGCTTGAGCATACACTCTATCACGTGTAACTCCTGGAGTATCTTGTACTATTGAAATTCTTTTTCCTGCTAATCTATTGAATAACGTTGATTTACCAACATTAGGTCTTCCAACAAAAGCAACTATTGGCTTTGCCATTATTTATTCCTCCTTACAATTTTCATTTATTATATCAATCAAATCTTCACCAGAATAATCACAAATTAAGATTTTAGTATCTAATGCTTTCTCTAAATCCTTAACTGTATAATCATCAAGCATGATTTGCTCATTATCATCTGCTAATTCATAACCTTTTCTAAACATATTACTAGACATGATTAAATAATCAGTTTTTATCTTATGTTTAACCTGATCTATAATATCTGTAGCAGTTAGTAATCCTGCTACTGTAATAGTATTGCCAAAATAATTATTTATTATTTTATATGTATCCATTATTACATTACTATTCTCTTGCATTATTAATTTAGCAACATGATTTATTTCTTCAAAAGCCAGTTCACCAGTTACCATGGAAAAACTACCTTTTTTAGTTTTATTTAATCTAGGTAAATCTTGTTTTATTGTATCTCTTAGTAGCCTAACCATCCCGACACCATCTTCAATTTGATAGTATCCATCATAAAATTCTGCGGACGGAATTTCTGCTTCAGCAGTCAAATAAAACTCGTCAGAAAGTCTTACAAATGGCTTTCCGGTTTCATCTATAAATTTTCTTTGTAACTTTGCAACATTTTCAATCTCAGCTTTTGCTAATTCTTTATTATAGATATCTACTTTAGCTAGACCTTCTCTAAATTTTGTTATTCCTATAGGAACTGCTGCTACATTTTGTACACTTGGATATAAGCTATACAAATCATTAATCGTTCTTATAAGCTCATCTCCATTATTTACATTAGGAATTGTAACTATTTGAGCATTAATAGTAATTTCTGCTTCTGCAAGCTTCTTTAATCTCTCAAATACATTTCCTGCAAACCTATTGTTTAGCATTTTTACTCTAAGTTCTGGATTAGTAGTATGAACTGATACATTTATCGGACTAATTCTATATCTGATTATTCTATCAATATCTTCGTCTTTCATATTAGTTAAAGTAACAAAATTTCCTTGAAGAAATGATAATCTTGAATCATCATCTTTAAAATATAAAGTCTCTCTCATGCCTTTTGGCAATTGATCTATAAAACAAAACATACAGTTATTTGAACATCTTTTTGCTTTATCCATAATTGCCATATCAAATTCTACGCCTAAATCTTCTTGTAAATCTTTATCTGCTTCAATGTCCCATATTTCTCCATTGGCCTTCTCTACTTCTAACTCTATATATTCATCTGATAATAAAAATCTATAATCAATAATATCTTTTATTTCAGTACCGTTAACAGAAATAAGAATATCTCCAACTTCAATACCAAGTTCTTCTGCTAAACTTCCCGGAAAAACTTCCTTTATTCTGCTGCCCATATTTTTCACCTCTATGTGTAATGTAATATACTACATTATAGTATATTACCCTAATTAACCCTCAGAGTCAACAAAATAGGATAGATATGAAATGTCTTTCTTATCTATCCTAACAAAATAACTCTACATTTTTCAAGTAATAATTAAATAAAATCTACTCATTTAAATCCACATATTTTCCTGTAACTAAGAAAATAGTCCATTCACAAATATTAGTTGTATGATCTGCAACTCTCTCAAGATATTTACATACAAATAGTAATTGTGAAACTTGATTTAGATTTTCATTTGACTTCATATGTTCAAGCAATTCATCAAAAATCTTTTTATAATAAGCATCTATCTCATCATCTTTTAAACAGATATCATAAGCTGCTTTAACATCTCCTGCAATATAAGCATCTATAGATAATTTAATCATTTCTTGAACTTTCTCAGCCATTTTAGGAATGTCAATAAGTTCTTTAATATAGTGCTCTTTACCCATTTTAGTTACAATCTTTGCTATATCAACTGCATGGTCTGCCATTCTCTCCAAATCTGTAACTATCTTAATAGCAGTAAATATATCTCTTAAGTCCGTAGCTAAAGGTTGATTTTGAGCAATAAGTCTTATGGATTTCTCCTCAATTTGTCTTTGCAAGTCATCAACGATATCATCATTATCAATAACTTTATTAGCTAGCTCAACATCGTGGTTTTTTAGAGCGTCAATGCAACTGTGAAGTTGCTTTTCAACCATACTGCCCATTTTAACTAAATCTTCATGAACATATCCCAATTTTTTATCAAAAACTATTCTACTCATTCTAAACACCCTCCCTTTTAGCCAAATCTTCCAGTAATATAGTCCTCTGTTCTCTTATCCGTAGGCTTATAAAATACCTCATCTGTTTTACCATATTCAATAACCTCTCCATTTAAGAAGAAAGCTGTTTTATCAGCAATTCTTCCTGCTTGTTGCATATTATGAGTAACTATTATAACTGTATATTGCTTCTTAAGTTCATCCATTAGTTCTTCTATTTTATTAGTAGAAATAGGATCTAATGCTGATGTCGGCTCATCCATTAACAACACTTCTGGTTCAACTGCTAATGTTCTAGCTATGCATAACCTTTGTTGTTGTCCTCCTGAAAGACCTAAAGCACTTTTCTTAAGTCTGTCTTTAACTTCATCAAAAAGAGCTGCGCCTTTTAAACTTTTTTCCACAATTTCATCTAAAGTGGCTTTATCCTTTATACCATGAATTCTAGGACCATAAGCTATGTTATCATAAATTGACATAGGAAATGGATTTGGCCTTTGAAAAACCATTCCAACCCTCTTTCTAAGATCAATTTCATCATACTCTTTATAAATGTCTTTACCTTCAAAAAGAACAGTACCTTCGATTCTAACTATATCTATTAAGTCATTCATTCTATTTAATGTTCTTAAAAAAGTAGATTTTCCACAGCCTGATGGGCCAATTAATGCTGTTACCTTATTTTTATCTATATCCATATTTATATTCTTTAAAGCATGATTTGCTCCATAAAATAAATTTAAATCTCTAGTTTCTATTATACTCATTACGTATCCCCTTCCTATTTCCCACTATAAGCCTTATGAATCTTATTTCCAATAAACCTTGCACTTATATTAAAAACTAAAACTAAAATTATAAGTATAGCTGAGGCACCATTAGCAATTTGCTTTGAATTTGCTGCCATTCCTTCGGCATTTAGCTTCCAAATATGAACCGCTAAGGTCTCTGCTGGCCTAAATAAACTATATGCAGATGAATTATTTATTAGACTGAACTTTCCAAACTTCACCATAGGTGCACTCATACCAGAGGTATATAAGAAAGCTGCTGCTTCTCCAAAAATTCTACCTGCTGCAAGTATTACTCCGGTTAATATTTCAGGCATTGATGAAGGTAGAGTAACCTTTGCTATAGTTTGCCATGGTGTGGCTCCTAATCCTAAACTAGCTTCCTTAACATTCTTTGAAGCAGCTCTAATTGCATTTTCTGTCACTCTTGTCATGGATGGTAGATTTAATATACTAACAGACAATGCACCTGCTAGAACAGAGTATTTCCAATGCAACATAGTTACAAATACTAATAAGCCAAATAATCCAACAACTATTGATGGCAGAGATGCCATAGTTTCAATACAAAGCCTTATAAAATCTACAAATTTATTTTTTCCAGCATATTCAGCTAAGAATATACCAGCTCCTACCCCTATAGGTATAGTGATTAGAAGTGAAATAATAAGTATATAAAATGAGTTAAAAAGTTGAGGTCCAATTCCTCCATTATCATTATTGCCAAATATAAATTTAAAATTCAATGATTGTCTACCATTAAAAATTATATATCCAATAAAAAGTGCTAATAAAAACACAATTAAAAATGAAATTATATATAAAACACTTGTTGCTATCTTATCAATCTTTTTTGCCTTCATTATACTTTCCCCCTATTTCCTATTTTTCTTGTTATGAGGATAAATATAAATGAAATAATAAGTAGAATAAATGCCATTGACCAAAGAGCATCATTCCATGCAGTACCAAACGCTGTATTAGCCATGTCCATAGTTAGAATACTTGTAAGTGTAGCTGTAGGTGTCATTAATCCACCAGCTATCTTCACTGTATTTCCAATTACCATTTGAACTGCTAAGGCTTCTCCAAAAGCTCTGGCTATCCCCAACACTATACCAGTAAATATACCACTTTTAGCTGCTGGTACTATAACTTTATATATAGTTTGCCATCTTGTGGCACCAAGACCATAAGAAGCTTCAATATATTCTCTTGGAACAGTTTTAATAGCATCTGATGCAAGTGATGCTATTGTTGGAAGAATCATTATACTTAATACAATAATACCTGCAAAAAGACTAAAGCCAACTCCTCCAAAACTGTTTTTAATTAATGGAATTAAAACACTTACTCCTATCCAACCATATACAACTGATGGAATTCCCACAAATAACTCCAACGCAGGTTGTAAGATCTTCTTTCCAACATTAGGAGATATAACATTCATAAATATTGCTAAGGCAACAGCTATTGGTGCACTAATAACCACAGCCCCAACAGAAACCAAAGTTGACCCCACAATAAAAACAGCTGCACCAAACTGAGGTTTATCCAAATCTGGACTCCAGTTTGTGCTAAATAGAAATTTATAAATAGGATATTTATCCTTTACAAAAGTATTAATCCCTTTGCTAGCTAAAAAAAATGTAATAGCCAGTGTTATGACTACTATAAATATACCACATACGTAAGAAAAACTTTTACCAATATATTCTGTTTTAAGTTTTCTATAAAAACTCTTTTTCTCCATATCTATACCTCAATTTAGATTAATTTTTGGACTGGTTTTCACCAGTCCAAAGTTTTTAATTACTCTTTTATTTTACTACCTTGAACAAATCCTAATTTATCAAATAAATCTTTATTGTCTTCACTTGAAACAAATTCTATAAATGCTTTTGATAAATCTTTTGCTTCACCCTTAGTATACATATGTCCCCAAGACCAGAACTTATATTTTCCACCGATTATGTTATCTACAGAAGCTTCAACTCCATCTATTGTAACCTTATTCACCTTGTCTTTTGATTCATTAGCATTAGCTAAAGCCACATAACTTACTGAACCTGGTGTACTTTGGATTGAAGTCATTACTGATCCTGTACTATCTTGAACTATTCCAATCTTATCATCTTCTAAAGCTTTATTACCATCCAATAATACTTTTACAAAAGTAGCTCTTGTTCCTGAAGATGCTGGTCTATGAATTACTGTTATTTTCACATCTGGTCCGCCAATTTCTTTCCAATTCTTAACCTTGCCTGAGAATACATTTTGTATTTGTTCCTTAGTTAAGTTTGTTAAAGTAACATCTTTACTAGTTACAACAGCAAATCCTTCACCTAAAACTTTATGATCAACTAAATCTTTATCTTCACCATTTTTGAACTTTTCATTAGCATATATATCTGAATTGCCTATATCAACATTTCCTTGGGATACTTGAGTTAAGCCTTGACCACTTCCTCCACCTTGAACATTAATAGTAGCATCGGAATTTTTCTCTTGAAATTTCTTCGCTGATTTTTCTATAAATTCTTGCATTGCAGTAGAACCTGAAATGGTTATTGATCCTGAAACTGACTGCTTTTTAGTATCTGGTGTAGTGTTGCTTCCTTGCTTTTCACTTGAGCAACCAACAAATGCCCCTGCCATCATAGTTACAACCAATGCTGAAATTACATATTTTAATCCCTTTTTCTTCATTATAAAATTCCTCCAAAAATTAAAATTTATTTTCTATTTATTTACCTTACAAGTATTATAATAGACAAGCAAAGTTAACCCAGTATTAGTTTAATGTTAAGTAATGTTACCCTTTGTAAATTATTTTTTACATTAGAATTGATTTTTATGCTAAATTTGTTGATTAGTTTTTTTGTTAGCTGTGTAATTAAAAGAATAAAAAAAATAATCTACACATAATTAGGCTTATCCTAATTACATGTAGATTAAAAATCACACTATATATACACTAGATTTTATAATTTAATTGTAAACTTGGTTCCTTCCCCAAGCCTACTTTGAACTTCTACAGTTCCACCAAAACTTATAACTATATGCTTTAATATAGCTAGTCCCAAGCCAGTTCCACCTTTAGCTCTAGACCTCGCCTTATCTACTCTATAAAATCTTTCAAAAATTCTCGGCAAATCTTTTTCAGGGATTCCAATTCCAGTATCCTGAACTTCAATTACATTCTTTCCTTCTTCCTCATATGTATTAATAAATATTTTATCTCCACTCTCTGAATATTTTATTGCATTATCTAATAAAATTATTATCATCTGTTTAAACTTATCTGGTGCACCCCAAATATGATTATTATTTTTCAAAGAAGTTTCAATTTCTATATTCTTTTTAGATGCTTCTAACTTAACTAAAGACACTACATTATCAATAATAAGCTCAGGACTGAAATCCATATCGTTAGTTTCTTCATGCAACTTATTACATTGTTCCAAGTTTGATAAAGTTAAAATATCGTTTATAAGTCTAGCTAATCTTTCAGCCTCATCATTAATTATCCCAAGAAATTTCTTTCTGGTTTCTTCGTCATCAACTTCTAGCAATGTTTCTGAAAATCCTCTAATGGAAGTTAATGGTGTCTTAAGTTCATGAGATACATTGGCTACAAATTGTGATCTCATATTTTCTAACTTCTTAATGTCTGTTATATCTTGAACAACTGCAACCTTTCCAATATGTTCTTTCCCATTTATAATTTCAGCAGTTTTTATTCTAAGATCTCTCTCTATAGGATTTATTATTGTTATTTCAACACTGTCCTTCTCTGAATCAAATACATTGTCTAATTCAAAATCTCTGACGTGATTCATTAATTTCTCACCAATAATATCACCTTTTATCCCAAAGATTTTTTCAGCATATGGATTTATCATAATAACATTATGTTCTTTATCTACGGCTATTACCCCACTATCCATGCTCTTTAGTATTGCTTCCAATCTATTTTGCTTATCTACCAACTCATTTAATGTTAATTGCAATGTATCAGCCATATGATTAAACGCACATCCTAATCTTCCCAATTCATCTTTTGATTTTACACTGACTCTTTTTGTTAGATCTCCTTCTGACATTTCATATGCTACAGATTCTAACTTTTTAAGAGGATTAACAATTACAACCGAAAGTTTTAAAGACATAAATATGGACAAAAAAATCACTGCAATTAAAGTTACTATATAATATTGTCCATTCTTATCTTCAAACATTTTAATGTGTTCTAAAGGTATAGAAGTTCTTATAATGCCATTATCATTAAGCTTTGTAGCATAGTATAACATATCTTTTTTTAAAGTTTTACTATATCTAATACTGTATCCTTCATTATTCTTCTCAGCCATAAGAATTTCTTCTCTATTAGCGTGATTATCTAAATTTTTTAGGAGAGTGTCTGAATCATATTCAACCTCTCCTGATTTATTTATCAATGTAATTCTTATATCTGATTTATCCTTTGTAATATTTGAAACTACGGATACAGGATTATCAGTCTTATTAATCATTTCTGAAAGCAGTCTATTATATTCTTGTAACTCCAATCTTATTGTATTAATATGCTGATGATTAGTTATAGTAATAAAACAAGCTGTTAAAATAACTAATGAGAATAGTATGGTTCCCATTACATATGCAATTACTTTATTTTTCATATCTATTCACCTGTGGTAAA comes from Clostridium sp. TW13 and encodes:
- a CDS encoding ATP-binding protein → MKNKVIAYVMGTILFSLVILTACFITITNHQHINTIRLELQEYNRLLSEMINKTDNPVSVVSNITKDKSDIRITLINKSGEVEYDSDTLLKNLDNHANREEILMAEKNNEGYSIRYSKTLKKDMLYYATKLNDNGIIRTSIPLEHIKMFEDKNGQYYIVTLIAVIFLSIFMSLKLSVVIVNPLKKLESVAYEMSEGDLTKRVSVKSKDELGRLGCAFNHMADTLQLTLNELVDKQNRLEAILKSMDSGVIAVDKEHNVIMINPYAEKIFGIKGDIIGEKLMNHVRDFELDNVFDSEKDSVEITIINPIERDLRIKTAEIINGKEHIGKVAVVQDITDIKKLENMRSQFVANVSHELKTPLTSIRGFSETLLEVDDEETRKKFLGIINDEAERLARLINDILTLSNLEQCNKLHEETNDMDFSPELIIDNVVSLVKLEASKKNIEIETSLKNNNHIWGAPDKFKQMIIILLDNAIKYSESGDKIFINTYEEEGKNVIEVQDTGIGIPEKDLPRIFERFYRVDKARSRAKGGTGLGLAILKHIVISFGGTVEVQSRLGEGTKFTIKL